From Nicotiana tabacum cultivar K326 chromosome 20, ASM71507v2, whole genome shotgun sequence, one genomic window encodes:
- the LOC107817659 gene encoding uncharacterized protein LOC107817659, with the protein MGRAPCCSKVGMRKGAWTAEEDMLLTNYIQLNGEGNWRSLPMNAGLLRCGKSCRLRWVNYLRPGIKRGNFSREEDDLIIRLHSLLGGRWSLIAGRLQGRTDNEIKNHWNTNLLKKLKAAGIQPKPKKLTAKGTKPSKKKQEKRRRAGKAKKPEREMEKDELVKKIQVHIPKPIRLYSLSSSQSSFQDKAEHNIITMLSSEEVDNKNKEEEKIQEPSISSSLSSSVQVEEKETEIYEKIQLFDELLNGCDFSTECLEPTSCCYMLKEVYKEYFQLLNF; encoded by the exons ATGGGAAGAGCACCATGTTGTTCTAAAGTGGGAATGAGAAAAGGTGCATGGACTGCAGAAGAAGACATGCTTCTCACTAATTACATTCAGCTAAATGGTGAAGGAAACTGGAGATCTTTGCCTATGAATGCTG GCCTTCTTAGATGTGGTAAGAGTTGCAGATTAAGATGGGTGAACTATCTTCGACCAG GCATTAAGAGAGGAAATTTCAGTCGTGAGGAGGATGATCTTATAATCCGACTTCATTCACTCCTTGGTGGTCGATGGTCTCTAATTGCTGGAAGATTGCAAGGTAGAACTGATAACGAGATAAAGAATCATTGGAATACCAATCTCTTGAAGAAACTCAAAGCTGCAGGAATACAACCAAAACCTAAAAAGTTAACTGCAAAAGGAACAAAACCATCTAAAAAGAAACAAGAGAAACGAAGACGGGCAGGAAAGGCAAAAAAGCCCGAGAGAGAGATGGAAAAAGATGAACTAGTTAAGAAGATCCAAGTGCATATTCCAAAACCAATAAGGCTATATTCACTTTCTTCAAGCCAAAGTAGTTTTCAAGATAAAGCAGAGCATAATATTATTACCATGTTGAGTTCTGAGGAAGTTGACaataaaaataaggaagaagaaaaaatacaAGAGCCATCTATTTCAAGTTCGTTGTCATCGTCCGTGCAGGTTGAAGAAAAAGAGactgaaatttatgagaagattCAGTTGTTTGATGAATTGCTGAATGGATGTGATTTTTCAACTGAATGCTTAGAGCCAACGAGCTGCTGTTACATGCTAAAGGAGGTTTACAAAGAGTATTTTCAGCTTCTTAATTTCTGA